The nucleotide window AGCAAATAGGAGTTGTAGCGGAAGAAAATGATATGATATATCGTATTTGTGGTGTTGGAGGCTCAGAATTTGTGTATTCAAAAACGGTTGATAAGGTAAGGGTTGGAAATATGAAGACTGAAGATTTTGAATTGGGAATTGGCGCAATGAATTATGGTTTTAATTTAGACGGTATCATTGGATTGGACTTGTTACAACGGTTGAAAGCAATTATAAATATAGACGAATAGCTAACGGCAAGTATATTAGTGGAATTATTACTTGTCTTTTTTTTAATTCAGGTTTCTCAACTGAAGGAGCTTATCTTTAATAACGATCTACCGCAAACGAGGCGCATTAGAATAAGTATTGTGCTCGTTATTGGCTTATCGAGCCTTTATGTTACATAAACTTATGAGGAAAATATGCTTACTGATATGGGTTTTGGAGAGAAAATTACAGGCGCATTGATTATCCGTATTTTTCCAACAAAAGGGTTTAGACGAAAAGGGTATTAAACATACCGTATTATGTTACATACATTTGCGGACTAATTTGGCATTCGCCAGCCATTACGACTCCCCAAAACCCGGACCTGAGGACTCCTTTGGCTCCTGAGCGGCGATTTGAGTCCGCAGATCATGTTCCTGAGGACTCCTTTGGCTTCTGAGCGGCGATTTGAGTCCGCAGATCATGTTCCTGAGGACTCCTTTGGCTCCTGAGCGGCGATTTGAGTCCGCAGATCATGTTCCTGAGGACTCCTTTGGCTCCTGAGCGGCGATTTGAGTCCGCAGATCATGTTCCTGAGGACTCCTTTGGCTTCTGAGCGGCGATTTGAGTCCGCAGATCATGTTCCTGAGGACTCCTTTGACTCCTGAGCGGCGATTTGAGTCCACAGATCATGTTCCTGAGGACTCCTTTGGCTAACCCTTGCACTTCTGGCAACGTACGGAGGGATGAAGCTGCAATGGCGAGACTCCAGCGGAAAAACGGACGCGTCAAGCCCCCGCAGCGCCGGTTTTACGCGAGGAGGCTTGACCGTTCGTCCGCGGAAAGCGAAGCCATGGAAGCGGCATCCCGGCTTTAGCTGATAGCCGCAAGCTGTTCAGCAATCCCTAAATACGTGACTTGATCGAGATATAAGTTTTTTAAGTTCAATGCGCGATTGACGCATGTTAAACTTTGCGGACCTCTGTCGATTAAGTCGCCTAAGATGACCAGATTGTCACCACCGTCTACGTTTATACCGCTTTTGTGTAATACCGACATCCAAGTGTTATAGTGGCCGTGGATTTTTTAACACATGAGTTACAATAAGACTTCTGATTGAACTTGCCGGTAGCGATCAACAAATTCCCGGAAAGTCTTTCTAAAAAACCCCCCTGCTAATGAATAGCAAGGGGGAATTAAGTTATTAATCCAGAACCGTTACTTCAACGCTTTGTTGGCCGAAGTTGTTGGCTTCTTCTTTAGTGGAAACATGAAGGTCAATTTTTTCACCATTGATGGCTCCTCCAGTATCCGCGGCAACTGCTTCACCGTAACCTTCAAC belongs to Salicibibacter cibi and includes:
- a CDS encoding retropepsin-like aspartic protease, which gives rise to MKNIMIEDGLLLTDMELTFNGQSLSLQRVLVDTGSGSTVVSTDLAEQIGVVAEENDMIYRICGVGGSEFVYSKTVDKVRVGNMKTEDFELGIGAMNYGFNLDGIIGLDLLQRLKAIINIDE